The Thiohalorhabdus sp. Cl-TMA genome includes the window AGCTGAGCAACGCCCTGAAGGAGCGCGACACCGCGCTATCCGCCTCCCGCCATCACCTGCGCCTGGCGGAGCAGGTGATCGAGACCTCCCTGGAGGGAATCATGATCACCGACGCCGGGGGACGCATAGAGTCGGTAAACCCCGCATTCACGCACCTCACCGGTTACACGGAGGAAGAAGTCCTCGGGCGCACCCCCGGGATCCTGAGCTCGGGATACCACGACGAGGCCTTCTATCGCGCCATGTGGGACAAGCTGCGGGATACGGGAGGCTGGCAGGGGGAGATCTGGAACCGACGCAAGAACGGCGAGGTCTATCCGGAGCTGCTCACCATCACGGCCATACCCGGTGAGGACGGCGAAGTTTCCAATTACGCCGGCATCTTCAGCGACATCACCCAGCTCAAGGAGAACGAGGAGCGCATCCGGAACCAGGCCTACTACGATCCCCTCACCGAGCTGCCCAACCGCCGGCTATTCCAGGACCGCCTGAGCATGGCCATCGCCCACGGCCATCGCCAGGGATCGCGCATGGCGGTTCTGTTCCTGGATCTGGACCATTTCAAGCCGGTGAACGACCGGCTCGGCCATGCCGCCGGAGACCGACTCCTGGTGACCATCGCCGAGCGGCTTCGGGGCTGCGTGCGCGAGGACGACACCATCGCCCGCATGGGCGGGGACGAGTTCATCATCCTGGCCACCGAGCTGGAGGGTCCGGAGCAGGCCGCCCGGGTGGCCCGGCGTATCCTGGCCACCTTCCACGACCCCATGGTGCTTGCGGATTCCAAGCTGGCCGTCAGCGGCAGCATCGGCATCAGCCTCTATCCCGACGACAGCACCGACGCCGAGACCCTGGTGCGCAACGCCGACGCGGCCATGTACCGCAGCAAGTCCCGGGGGCGGAACAGCTACCATTTCTACGAGCCGTCCCTGGACCCCACCCGCTAGACGCCCCCGGGAAGCTGCGGCGAGGGCCTCAGCGGCTCATTTGGAGCCCCGGGAAACGGCCCGCTACGTAGTCCCCGTGGCAGGTGACGCAGGCCCGGCTCATGCGCCCGAGCACGCGGAGCTGCCGGCCCGTGTCCCGTGCCTCGGCGGCCCGCGCCAGCTCGGCGGCGGCACTGTGGAACCGCTTGTCCAGCTTCAAGAAGCGGTCGGGTACGGCTGCCACCAGGTCCTGGCGGTCGGAGGGAGTAAGGGACTGTTTGAGGATGAAGCTGGCGTGGATAGCACGCGCCTTTTCGGCCACGAGCCCATGGTCCCCGGTAACGATGGCCCCGAAGATGGTCTGCATGGCGCCCAGGATGGCCTGCATCTCGCGGCGGAGGAGCCGGTCCAGCTTGGGGGACAGATCCTTGACCACCGCCCGCGGCTCTTCCGCGGCGGCCGGCGGACCGGCCATAACACCCAGCAGCAGGCCGAGGACCATGAAGCGCGTGGCAATCGGGCAACCCTGCCGTACCATGGCGATTCCCTTCCGTGCGGCGGCTGGAAAGACGGAAAAGAATCATTCCATAAGCAACTTTCACGGTCAAAGCTCCGCCTCGGCCTCGCGCCGGCATTCCGCCAGCACCTCCCCCGGAACGCGGCGCAGGGCAAGCCAGACGAGCAGGGGCACCAGCACCAGGTCGTCAAGCTGTCCGAGCAGCGGTATCCAGTCGGGGATGAGATCCACCGGCGACAGGGCATAGCCCACCGCCAAGCCGAGCAGCCAACGGGCGGCGCGCGGCGTGCCCGGGTGGCCCAGCACCCGGCGGTAGACCCCGAGCTCCCGCCGGAAACGCGCCTTCCAGACGCGCAGCCCCCTCACCGTCCGGCGTTCCGGTTCGCCCCGCGCCGCGCCCGCGCGGCGCGGTATTCCTCCATGGCCTCGGGCATCCATTTCTTCAGCCGCTCGATGCGCTTGCCGTGCGGCGGATGGGTGGAGAGGAAGACGGGCGGCCCGCCGTTCTCCGTGGACTCGTCCATGCGCTGCCAGAAGTCCACGGCGGCACGTGGATCGTAGCCGGCCCGCGCCATGTACATCAGTCCGATGCGGTCCGCCTCCAGCTCCTGCTGGCGGCTGTGCGGCAGCAGGATGCCCACCTGCGCGCCCAGCCCGTAGGCGGCCAGGAACAGCTGCTGGGTCCGGGCGGGCTTTTCGTTCAAGGCCGTGGCCAGGGCGATGCCGCCCATCTGCACCAGGAGCAGCTCGGACATGCGCTCGCCCCCGTGCCGGGCGGCAACGTGGGCCACCTCGTGGCCCATGACGGTGGCCAGCTGCGCATCGTTCTTCGCCACCTCCAGGATGCCCTCGTAGGCCCCCACCCGGCCGCCGGGAAGGGCGAAGGCGTTCTTCTGTTCGTTGGCGAAGGCGACGAACTGCCATTCCTCGGGCGGCACCCGGGTATCCTCGGCGGTTACCCGGGCGATGCGGCTCCCCACCTCCTCCACCCGGCGCCGGGCCCGGGGATCGTCGGATACCGGCTCCTCTTCCTTGATCTGCCGGAAGCTCCGGATCCCCATGTCCACCATCTGGGCCTGCGGCACCAGCATCAGGGACTGCCGGCCCGTCTCGGGGACCGTATAGCAGCCGGCGATAACCAGCGCGGCAAGCAGGGCCCCCAGCCAGCTCCGCGCCAACACCCGTGCTGTCATTTCCGTCTCCCTTCCCGGCCGCGGCGCCGGATACGCCGGGCCCGATCCGATTGCGCCCCACCCTCCCACAAGGACCGCTCGCTCCGGGGCCGTCAAGGCGGCTTACGGCGAGACGGCCCATCTCTAATATTTACGTACGCGCCCGCTTCGTGTCCCGTTGCAGCAATCCGTTACCTTTCCCAGCGGCCTGAGGAGTCCGGAGCGCGGACCGGCCGCTTGCCTCGCCCGTTCCGGGGCTCTAGGGTATCCGGCCGGGCTCCTCCTCCCGAGGGGCCGGCCCCGGCCCGGAGGCGAGCCACCCATGGACAACAATCGGCGCACTCAGCTGCTCGAGGCGGCGGTGGAGCAATCCTTCAACCCTGTGGTCATAACCACTGCCCAGCTGGAGCTCCCCGGGCCTCAGATCCTCTACGTGAACACCGCCTTCACCCGGATGACGGGCTATACCACCGAGGAGGTGTACGGCCGCACGCCCCGCATCCTCCAGGGCCCGGAAACGGACCATTCGGTGATCCAGCGGCTCCGCGACCGCCTCTGGAACGGCCAGAGCTTCCAGGGCACCACAATCAACTACCGCAAGGACGGCTCCAGCTACTGGGTGGAATGGAACATTTCCCCCATCCGCGACGAAGCCGGGGAAATCCGCAACTTCGTCTCGGTCCAGCGGGACATCACCGACCAGGTCATGGCCGAGCGGGAACGGCGCCTACTGGCGACGGCCCTGGACGCCAACGCGGACAACGTCCTCATTACCGACCGCAGCGGCGCCATAACCTACGTGAACCAGGCCTTCGTCAGGCAAACGGGCTATCCCCTGAAGGATATCCGGGGGCAGCAGCCCAGCATCCTCAAGTCCGGCGAGCACGGTCCCGAGTTCTACCGCCGCCTGTGGGAAACCATACAGGACGGGGGAACCTTCCAGGCCACCTTCACCGACCGGTCGCGCGATGGGACCCGGTTCCATATGGAGCAGACCATCACTCCGGTGCGCGACGAGCGCGGCGAGGTCACCCATTACGTGGCCACCGGCAAGGACATCACCGAGCGGGTAAAGATGGAGCAGGCGCTGGAGGAGATGGCCACCACGGACCTCCTCACCGGCCTGCCGAACCGCAGCCATGGCGAGCAGCTCCTCGACCGGCAATGGAACCGCACCGAGCGGTACGCCGAGGCGTTCAGCGTCATCATGGCGGATGTGGACCATTTCAAGGCCGTCAACGACCGCCACGGCCACGACGCGGGGGACCGGATCCTGTCCTGGGTGGCCGGGGCCTTGCGGAGCCAGCTCAGGGACTCGGATACCGCCATCCGCTGGGGCGGGGAGGAGTTCCTTATCCTGGCTCCGCACACCGGCCTTGAGGGCGCGGAGGAGCTCGCCGAGCGGATGCGAACCGCCGTCGCCGGGCACGAGGACCCGGAGGTGGGCTCCGTCACCCTGAGCCTGGGGGTGGCCACCCTCCGGGAGGGCGATACCAAGAAGCGGCTGATCAAACGGGCGGACTCCGCCCTGTACGCGGCCAAGGAGGCCGGCCGCAACCGGGTCAGCAGCGTGTGAGCGGATTGCCGCCTCCTGGCCCGGCATGGCCGCCGCCCGTACAATAGCCGCGACAAGTCATCGGCCGTAACCCAGCGGAAACGAGGGATCATGCCGCAGAACATCAGCCAACGCATCGCCGAGGAGCTCGGCGTCCGGGAATCACAGATAACGGCCGCCGTCCGCCTCCTGGACGAGGGCGCCACGGTTCCCTTCATCGCCCGCTATCGCAAGGAGGCCACCGAGGGCCTCGACGACAGCCAGCTTCGCACCCTCGAGGAGCGGCTCGGCTACCTGCGGGAGCTGGAGGATCGCCGCCAGACGGTGATCGACACCATCCGCGAGCAGGGCAAGCTCACCGACGAGCTGGCCGCACAGATCGCGGCCGCCGACACCAAGACCCGCCTCGAGGACCTCTACGCCCCGTACAAGCCCAAACGCCGCACCAAGGGGCAGAAGGCCATCGAGGCCGGCCTGGAGCCACTGGCCCGGACCCTGTACGAGGATCCCACCCAGGACCCCGAGACCCTGGCGGCGGAATACCTCAATCCCGAGCACGAGGTAAGCGACGTCAAGGCGGCCCTGGAGGGCGCCCGCGCCATCCTCATGGAGGAATGGGCCGAGGACCCCGAGCTGGTGGGCGAGCTGCGCGAGTACGCCTGGGAGCACGGCGTGCTGCGCTCGGCGGTGGTGGAGGAGCAGCGCCAGGCGGGAGCCAAGTTCTCCGACTACTTCGACTACCGCGAGCCCATCAAGGACATCCCCTCCCATCGCGCCCTGGCCCTGTTCCGCGGCCGCAAGGAGGGCGTGCTCAAGCTCGACCTGATCGTCGGCGAGGAGGAGCCGGAGAACCCCCGCGCCTACGGCCCCGGCGAGAGCCACATCGCCGCCCGCTTCGGCATCCGGGATTCGGGGCGGGCCGCGGATGCCTGGCTGGCCGAGGTGGTGCGCTACACCTGGCGGGTGAAGGTGCTCACCAAGCTGGAGACCGAGCTCACCACCCGCCTGCGGGAGCGCGCCGAGGAGGAGGCCATCCGGGTATTCGGCGGCAACCTTCACGACCTGCTGCTGGCCGCGCCCGCCGGCACCCGCCCGGTGATCGGCATCGACCCGGGCCTGCGCACCGGCTGCAAGGTGGCCGTGGTGGACGCCACCGGCAAGGTGGTGGACACCGCCACCATCTACCCGCACGAGCCCAAGAAGCAGTGGGACCAGTCCATCGCGGCGCTCGCCGATCTGGCGAAGAAGCACGACGCCGCCCTGGTGGCCATCGGCAACGGCACCGCCAGCCGCGAGACCGACCGCCTGGCCGTGGACCTGCTCAAGGCGCATCCCGAGCTGGGCCTGCAGAAGGTGGTGGTCTCCGAGGCGGGCGCCTCGGTCTACTCCGCCTCCGAGCAGGCCTCCAAGGAGCTTCCGGAGCTGGACGTCTCCCTGCGCGGCGCCGTGTCCATCGCCCGCCGCCTGCAGGACCCGCTGGCGGAGCTGGTGAAGATCGATCCCGGCTCCATCGGCGTGGGCCAGTACCAGCACGACGTTTCCCAGAGCCGCTTGGCGCGCACCCTGGACGCCGTGGTGGAAGACTGCGTGAACGCCGTGGGCGTGGACGCCAACACCGCCTCCGCGCCCTTGCTAACCCGGGTCTCCGGGCTGAACGCCAACCTCGCCCAGCGCCTGGTTGAGTATCGCAACGAGCACGGCGCCTTCCGCTCCCGCGAGGACCTGAAGGCGGTGCCGCGCCTCGGCGACAAGACCTTCGAGCAGGCAGCCGGCTTCCTGCGCATCCAGGACGGCGACAACCCGCTGGACGCCTCGGCGGTCCATCCCGAGGCCTACCCGGTGGTGCAGCGCATCCTGGAGGACGCCGGCCGCCGCATCGATCAGGTGCTGGGTGATTCCAGGCTGCTCAAATCCCTGCGGCCCGAGGCCTACACCGACGACCGCTTCGGCGTGCCCACGGTGACCGACATCCTCGCCGAGCTGGACAAGCCCGGCCGCGATCCCCGTCCCGAATTCGAGACCGCCAGCTTCCGCGAGGGCGTGGAGAAGCTGGAGGACCTGGAGCCGGACATGATCCTGGAGGGCGTGGTCACCAACGTCACCAACTTCGGCGCCTTCGTGGACGTGGGCGTCCACCAGGACGGCCTGGTCCACATCTCGCAGATGGCCGACCGCTACGTTTCCGATCCCCGCGAGGTAGCCAAGCCCGGGGCCGTGGTCAAGGTCCGGGTCCTGGAAGTGGATACGGAGCGCCGCCGCATCGGCCTGTCCATGAAGATGCAGACCGAGGCCGGCGAGGGGCAGCCAACCGGGAAGAAGGGCAAACAGGGTCCCGGACAGGACCAGGGAAAGTCCAAGGGCGGCGGCAAGAACCCGAAGGGCAAGGCCGGCAAGGAGAAGCCGCAATCCGA containing:
- a CDS encoding diguanylate cyclase domain-containing protein, whose amino-acid sequence is MTAEIPIARVMNPEILHCPPDVPLSDAARRMTEAGCSSIVIMADGEPQGIWTERDALGIDLAATGEWRRPIAEFMAAPLKTVEHRATLGDVAVRFKEEGVRHLLVVTEDGSPCGVVTQTDVVLNQGMEWYLHLREVDSAILGAPLILPGDRPLDQAAAVMNEHGHEAALVRGEDGTLGILTERDVVRILGEARAVADAGEAASQPLLTVPRDYTLLHARNLMVDNGHRHLGVTDADGGPVGLISFDDILSNVEHMYVEELSNALKERDTALSASRHHLRLAEQVIETSLEGIMITDAGGRIESVNPAFTHLTGYTEEEVLGRTPGILSSGYHDEAFYRAMWDKLRDTGGWQGEIWNRRKNGEVYPELLTITAIPGEDGEVSNYAGIFSDITQLKENEERIRNQAYYDPLTELPNRRLFQDRLSMAIAHGHRQGSRMAVLFLDLDHFKPVNDRLGHAAGDRLLVTIAERLRGCVREDDTIARMGGDEFIILATELEGPEQAARVARRILATFHDPMVLADSKLAVSGSIGISLYPDDSTDAETLVRNADAAMYRSKSRGRNSYHFYEPSLDPTR
- a CDS encoding YkvA family protein, yielding MRGLRVWKARFRRELGVYRRVLGHPGTPRAARWLLGLAVGYALSPVDLIPDWIPLLGQLDDLVLVPLLVWLALRRVPGEVLAECRREAEAEL
- a CDS encoding M48 family metallopeptidase, which encodes MTARVLARSWLGALLAALVIAGCYTVPETGRQSLMLVPQAQMVDMGIRSFRQIKEEEPVSDDPRARRRVEEVGSRIARVTAEDTRVPPEEWQFVAFANEQKNAFALPGGRVGAYEGILEVAKNDAQLATVMGHEVAHVAARHGGERMSELLLVQMGGIALATALNEKPARTQQLFLAAYGLGAQVGILLPHSRQQELEADRIGLMYMARAGYDPRAAVDFWQRMDESTENGGPPVFLSTHPPHGKRIERLKKWMPEAMEEYRAARARRGANRNAGR
- a CDS encoding sensor domain-containing diguanylate cyclase encodes the protein MDNNRRTQLLEAAVEQSFNPVVITTAQLELPGPQILYVNTAFTRMTGYTTEEVYGRTPRILQGPETDHSVIQRLRDRLWNGQSFQGTTINYRKDGSSYWVEWNISPIRDEAGEIRNFVSVQRDITDQVMAERERRLLATALDANADNVLITDRSGAITYVNQAFVRQTGYPLKDIRGQQPSILKSGEHGPEFYRRLWETIQDGGTFQATFTDRSRDGTRFHMEQTITPVRDERGEVTHYVATGKDITERVKMEQALEEMATTDLLTGLPNRSHGEQLLDRQWNRTERYAEAFSVIMADVDHFKAVNDRHGHDAGDRILSWVAGALRSQLRDSDTAIRWGGEEFLILAPHTGLEGAEELAERMRTAVAGHEDPEVGSVTLSLGVATLREGDTKKRLIKRADSALYAAKEAGRNRVSSV
- a CDS encoding Tex family protein, coding for MPQNISQRIAEELGVRESQITAAVRLLDEGATVPFIARYRKEATEGLDDSQLRTLEERLGYLRELEDRRQTVIDTIREQGKLTDELAAQIAAADTKTRLEDLYAPYKPKRRTKGQKAIEAGLEPLARTLYEDPTQDPETLAAEYLNPEHEVSDVKAALEGARAILMEEWAEDPELVGELREYAWEHGVLRSAVVEEQRQAGAKFSDYFDYREPIKDIPSHRALALFRGRKEGVLKLDLIVGEEEPENPRAYGPGESHIAARFGIRDSGRAADAWLAEVVRYTWRVKVLTKLETELTTRLRERAEEEAIRVFGGNLHDLLLAAPAGTRPVIGIDPGLRTGCKVAVVDATGKVVDTATIYPHEPKKQWDQSIAALADLAKKHDAALVAIGNGTASRETDRLAVDLLKAHPELGLQKVVVSEAGASVYSASEQASKELPELDVSLRGAVSIARRLQDPLAELVKIDPGSIGVGQYQHDVSQSRLARTLDAVVEDCVNAVGVDANTASAPLLTRVSGLNANLAQRLVEYRNEHGAFRSREDLKAVPRLGDKTFEQAAGFLRIQDGDNPLDASAVHPEAYPVVQRILEDAGRRIDQVLGDSRLLKSLRPEAYTDDRFGVPTVTDILAELDKPGRDPRPEFETASFREGVEKLEDLEPDMILEGVVTNVTNFGAFVDVGVHQDGLVHISQMADRYVSDPREVAKPGAVVKVRVLEVDTERRRIGLSMKMQTEAGEGQPTGKKGKQGPGQDQGKSKGGGKNPKGKAGKEKPQSEPQGALAEAFRRAREDKD